From one Anopheles bellator chromosome 1, idAnoBellAS_SP24_06.2, whole genome shotgun sequence genomic stretch:
- the LOC131205888 gene encoding protein hu-li tai shao isoform X2, whose amino-acid sequence MATETETAAIHTNGGGLETVTEEESSSKPRPADIEADMREMERRKRVEAIMNSRLFREELERIVDGQMREGSSTILQQLSDIMGMPAARIGSVFKSSNCVVPINDIRGVESMSYEKGEKILRCKLAASFRLMDLFGWAQGIGCQITARLNADQELFLVNPYGMLYHEITASSLNKVNMQGQIVEHGTTNFGINASQFTLHSVIHAARPDIRCAIYVASNAVTAVSALKQGLQPLTKHSALLGEIAFHTYAGALNEPEEKDKLLRSLGPVSKVLLLSNHGALCCGETIEEAFYHVNHMVHACEAQLKLLPVGLENLILIPEETRKAIYDAARKPSVETQEALSVQHADNKEGHRPQTPKWRVGGSEFEALMRMLDNAGFRTGYIFRNPLIKGDIPKPRNDIEVPPAVSSLGYLIEEEEFLKQGIWRKGDPRKVGDRSRWLNSPNVYQKVEVLETGTPDPKKITKWVAEPSPTHSSTPVKIEHAHQFVPTNTNPREFKRIQQQIKDNRRADKISAGPQSHILEGVSWDEANRLKDATVSAAGDHVVLMGAASKGIIQRGYQHNATVYKAPYAKNPFDSVTDDELNEYKKTVEKKRHGDGNDTDFSESEALSSLQISGPTKGASLVSPPSQSEQEDAGMEHHVLRIETKQAPKPSQPEVVLSDGEQVQNGEQSDAHMSTFSHSSKEDISTDGSPKKDKKKKKGLRTPSFLKKRKDKKRIES is encoded by the exons atggcaaccgaaaccgaaacggcaGCAATCCACACAAATGGCGGTGGGCTGGAGACGGTGACCGAGGAAGAGAGCAGCAGTAAGCCCCGCCCGGCAGATATTGAAGCGGATATGCGTGAAATGGAACGACGTAAGCGCGTTGAGGCAATCATGAACTCACGGTTGTTCCGCGAAGAGCTAGAACGCATCGTGGATGGGCAGATGCGTGAAGGGTCATCGACGATCTTGCAGCAACTATCGGACATTATGGGCATGCCAGCGGCTCGCATCGGTTCGGTGTTCAAGAGCTCCAACTGTGTCGTTCCCATCAACGACATTCGAGGAGTCGAATCGATGAGCTacgaaaaaggcgaaaaaatcTTACGCTGCAAACTGGCCGCTTCCTTTCGGTTGATGGATTTGTTCGGTTGGGCGCAGGGCATCGGGTGTCAGATCACTGCCCGGCTGAATGCCGACCAAGAACTGTTCCTCGTTAACCCGTACGGCATGCTCTACCACGAGATCACGGCCAGTTCGCTCAACAAGGTGAACATGCAAGGACAGATCGTCGAACATGGAACTACCAACTTCGGCATCAACGCTAGTC AGTTCACCCTACACTCCGTCATCCATGCTGCCAGGCCGGATATCCGTTGTGCAATATATGTGGCCTCAAACGCGGTGACGGCCGTATCGGCTCTGAAACAAGGACTGCAACCACTGACTAAGCACAGTGCGCTACTCGGAGAAATTGCTTTTCACACGTACGCTGGAG CACTCAACGAACCCGAGGAGAAGGATAAACTGTTGCGCAGTCTCGGTCCGGTGTCgaaggtgttgctgctgtctAATCACGGTGCGTTGTGCTGTGGTGAGACAATTGAAGAGGCATTTTATCACGTGAACCACATGGTACATGCATGCGAGGCACAGCTAAAGTTGTTGCCGGTTGGGCTAGAGAACTTAATACTCATCCCAGAAGAAACCCGTAAAGCAATCTACGATGCCGCCCGTAAACCATCCGTGGAGACGCAGGAGGCGCTCTCAGTTCAACATGCAGATAATAAGGAAGGACATCGTCCGCAA ACACCGAAGTGGCGCGTGGGGGGCTCCGAGTTTGAGGCCCTAATGCGTATGCTTGATAACGCCGGATTCCGCACCGGCTATATCTTCCGAAATCCGCTCATCAAGGGCGACATTCCAAAACCACGCAACGACATCGAGGTCCCGCCTGCAGTGTCGTCGTTAGGGTACCTTattgaagaagaagaatttctCAAGCAAGG aATCTGGCGCAAAGGAGATCCACGCAAAGTTGGGGATCGTTCGCGTTGGCTGAACTCGCCGAACGTTTACCAGAAAGTCGAAGTACTAGAAACCGGTACTCCTGATCCGAAGAAAATTACTAAG TGGGTTGCCGAACCATCTCCTACACATTCGTCGACCCCGGTGAAAATAGAGCACGCCCATCAATTCGTGCCCACTAACACCAATCCACGAGAATTTAAGAGAATTCAGCAACAG ATTAAAGATAATCGTCGTGCGGATAAAATTTCGGCCGGACCACAGTCGCACATTCTAGAGGGCGTCTCATGGGACGAGGCTAACCGACTGAAGGATGCAACCGTGTCTGCGGCTGGTGATCACGTGGTCCTGATGGGAGCCGCCTCGAAAGGTATCATTCAGCGTGGTTATCAGCATAACGCCACAGTTTACAAGGCACCGTACGCGAAGAATCCGTTCGACTCCGTTACTGACGACGAGCTCAACGAGTACAAGAAGACGGTCGAAAAGAAACGACACGGCGATG GTAACGATACAGATTTCTCCGAATCAGAAGCACTCAGCTCGCTGCAGATCAGCGGGCCGACGAAGGGAGCCTCACTTGTCAGTCCGCCAAGCCAGTCGGAACAGGAAGACGCAGGAATGG AACACCATGTCCTGAgaatagaaacaaaacaagcgcCTAAACCTAGCCAGCCAGAAGTAGTACTAAGCGATG GCGAACAAGTTCAAAATGGCGAACAATCCGATGCACACATGAGCACCTTCTCCCACAGCAGCAAAGAG GATATTTCAACCGATGGATCACCGAAGAAggataagaagaaaaagaaaggccTACGGACGCCGTCGTTCTTGAAGAAGCGAAAGGATAAGAAGCGCATCGAGTCCTAA
- the LOC131206066 gene encoding lysine-specific demethylase 5 has product MAAAEDHQHSVNNHSNHQNHRNQQQQKSGSFSGCGNRPHISLDKCDEFQFKVPTEAPVFEPSEEDFRNPLVYINKIRPMAEKYGICKIRPPSSWQPPFTVDVEKLTFTPRIQRLNELEAETRIKLNFLDQIAKFCELQGTTLKIPMVERKPLDLYTLHKVVNQEGGLEIVTKERKWSKVACRMGYQQGKSVGSNLRSHYERLLYPFDVYRSGKVVDLANIEPDPTEDCEYEPHCIESRQQVQPPLIAARRSQRFAQQQQQQQQQQQQQQQQQNKQTTGSGSSSCSSGGSIRGSSEELSPVKKELRHRSMLEFANKLAAARASGGGGEANGGGVSSTKDEKGAGGHGSMGYDPMAKYICHMCNRGDVEESMLLCDGCDASYHTFCLMPPLQDIPKGDWRCPKCIVEENTKPVEAFGFEQAQREYTLAQFGEMADQFKSNYFNMPVHLVPTELVEKEFWRIVSSIDEDVTVEYGADLHTMDHGSGFPTKASPYVSASDQEYAESCWNLNNLPVLDESILGHINADISGMKVPWMYVGMCFATFCWHNEDHWSYSINYLHWGEPKTWYGVPGSRAEDFELAMKSAAPELFHSQPDLLHQLVTIMNPNILMNADVPVYRTDQQAGEFVVTFPRAYHAGFNQGYNFAEAVNFAPADWMKMGRECVNHYSKLRRYCVFSHDELVCKMALEPDRLNLGIATACYIDMAEMVDTEKKLRKNLLEWGVSNAEREAFELLTDDARQCEICKTTCFLSAVNCKCTTNLACLRHFAELCECPPENHTLKYRYTLDELPLMVQKLKVKAESFEKWLFRVRDVLDPSVPSSITLEELQSIAHEAESQKFPNSVILERLNLSILEAQKCITVIQQLDINKIRTRTRNSLECAKYKLSMDELELFLNEINALRCVIREGDSVRELQRIGQEWLRQADKVLKLRFKDTNVQQLNQLIEEGSALCIELPQIAKLRERLTQYKWYRQSRTLRENTIDRMSLEELKKVVNEGMQIAPHTVLEKELSQLHGIMLQVVDWEQSANQCFKTETQHKISEIDSLLERAHNIEAYLPLASQLKDALHKSKEWLHAIETLESSKNYNFFHTLQNLANRAKLLPVEMESKLLCETILDSTTTGGGCYNRNGGQRLLFNSMGFIGASGDAEQRNTVASCSSSSSFSSSLKRKRIGSISNADDQPLAGACMEMIMKKIKEDSGIGEHDKRLLRAKLVLNWTDEVDKMGVSTIQQQQRTGDGNKVGDTVDGVIYHCVTCYEMATKANAMRKYRRRQHHNCRHHERHHQRGASRQEQKLKQPQEEQQQQPVPHGGNESISSFGQLLQMKTLSDEDFPLDGAATSSFDDFSLKFDEHYDEEEEEQDDDAEDDVKEEVDEEDEESVAGETKLCQLGENGCNGCKPAVDAAPPEYRGNEVNGGFKNGSSSGKVKTEPPEDDQTINDEVMDQVANAEAKSRNGTKAGSTSSSLSLSSTSMKTTVSSVNTAWPESSSQSLEVSLSSTSRNPSNSNGKSNSTANAYHQQDKRTQEHQQQSNNLTPGL; this is encoded by the exons atggccgccgccgaggacCACCAGCATTCGGTGAATAATCATAGTAACCACCAAAATCAtcgcaatcagcagcagcaaaaatcGGGCAGTTTCAGTGGATGTGGTAACAGGCCTCATATTTCGTTGGACAAATGTGACGAGTTTCAGTTCAAGGTGCCGACGGAGGCGCCGGTTTTCGAGCCGTCAGAGGAAGACTTTAGAAATCCTCTGGTATACATCAACAAAATACGACCGATGGCGGAAAAGTATGGAATTTGCAAAATTCGACCACCGAGT TCCTGGCAGCCACCGTTCACCGTGGACGTGGAGAAGCTCACCTTCACGCCCCGTATCCAGCGTCTCAACGAGCTGGAAGCGGAAACACGCATCAAGCTGAATTTTTTGGATCAGATTGCGAAATTTTGTGAGCTACAAGGTACAACGTTGAAGATACCGATGGTCGAACGAAAGCCCCTCGATCTGTACACGCTCCACAAAGTCGTCAATCAAGAGGGCGGTCTCGAAATTGTCACCAAGGAACGGAAATGGTCAAAGGTGGCGTGCCGAATGGGGTATCAGCAGGGCAAGAGTGTCGGCTCGAACCTCCGGTCACACTACGAACGATTGCTTTATCCATTTGATGTGTATCGCTCGGGCAAAGTGGTAGATCTGGCAAACATTGAGCCAGACCCGACGGAGGACTGTGAGTACGAGCCACACTGCATTGAATCGCGCCAACAAGTGCAACCACCACTGATTGCCGCCCGTCGCTCGCAGCGcttcgcccagcagcagcagcagcagcagcagcaacagcagcagcagcagcaacaacaaaacaaacaaacaacgggaAGCGGCAGTAGCAGCTGTAGCTCCGGTGGTAGCATTCGTGGCTCGTCTGAGGAATTGTCTCCTGTGAAGAAGGAATTGCGCCATCGGAGCATGTTGGAGTTTGCGAACAAACTGGCTGCTGCACGagctagtggtggtggtggggaggcGAACGGTGGTGGGGTTTCAAGCACCAAGGACGAGAAGGGTGCAGGCGGACACGGGTCGATGGGCTACGACCCGATGGCCAAGTACATTTGTCACATGTGCAACCGCGGCGATGTTGAGGAATCGATGCTACTGTGTGATGGTTGCGATGCTTCGTACCATACTTTCTGTCTGATGCCGCCACTGCAGGACATTCCCAAGGGCGATTGGCGCTGTCCGAAGTGTATAGTAGAGGAAAACACGAAGCCGGTCGAAGCTTTCGGGTTTGAACAGGCGCAGCGCGAATATACGCTTGCACAATTTGGCGAGATGGCCGATCAGTTCAAATCGAACTACTTCAACATGCCTGTCCACCTCGTACCGACCGAGCTGGTGGAGAAGGAGTTTTGGCGCATAGTGTCGTCAATTGATGAGGACGTTACGGTGGAGTACGGAGCAGATCTGCATACGATGGACCACGGCAGCGGCTTTCCGACCAAAGCCTCGCCCTACGTATCTGCCAGCGATCAGGAGTATGCTGAGTCATGCTGGAACCTTAACAACTTGCCGGTACTGGATGAGTCGATCCTCGGGCACATCAACGCCGACATAAGCGGCATGAAGGTACCCTGGATGTACGTCGGAATGTGCTTCGCCACGTTCTGCTGGCACAACGAGGACCACTGGAGCTACTCGATCAACTATTTGCACTGGGGAGAACCGAAGACGTGGTACGGAGTGCCGGGCAGCCGGGCGGAGGACTTCGAGCTGGCGATGAAATCGGCCGCCCCAGAACTGTTTCACTCGCAACCGGATCTGCTGCATCAGCTGGTTACTATTATGAATCCAAACATTCTGATGAACGCTGATGTGCCCGTTTACCGGACGGACCAGCAGGCGGGCGAGTTCGTAGTCACATTCCCGCGGGCATATCACGCCGGCTTTAACCAGGGCTATAATTTTGCCGAGGCGGTTAATTTTGCTCCGGCCGACTGGATGAAAATGGGCCGCGAGTGTGTTAACCATTACTCGAAATTGCGTCGTTACTGTGTCTTCTCGCATGACGAGCTGGTCTGTAAAATGGCACTTGAGCCGGATCGGCTGAACCTTGGTATTGCTACCGCATGCTACATCGATATGGCAGAGATGGTCGATACGGAGAAGAAGCTACGTAAAAACCTTCTCGAGTGG GGAGTCTCCAACGCGGAACGCGAAGCGTTTGAGCTACTGACTGATGACGCTCGGCAGTGTGAAATTTGCAAAACCACTTGCTTTCTCTCGGCCGTCAACTGCAAGTGCACCACGAACCTGGCCTGCCTTCGCCATTTCGCCGAGCTTTGCGAATGTCCTCCGGAAAATCACACGCTCAAGTATCGCTACACACTTGACGAGTTGCCGTTGATGGTCCAGAAGCTGAAGGTCAAGGCGGAATCGTTTGAAAAGTGGCTTTTTCGTGTGCGTGACGTACTCGACCCGTCAGTGCCGAGTAGCATAACGCTCGAAGAATTGCAGAGCATTGCGCACGAGGCGGAAAGTCAGAAATTTCCAAACAGCGTCATCCTCGAGCGATTGAACTTGTCGATTCTGGAGGCGCAAAAGTGCATTACCGTTATTCAACAGTTGGACATTAACAAGATACGGACGCGAACGAGAAACTCGCTCGAGTGCGCCAAGTATAAGCTGTCCATGGATGAGCTGGAACTGTTCCTCAATGAGATTAATGCACTACGCTGTGTGATTCGGGAGGGTGACAGTGTGCGCGAGTTGCAAAGGATCGGACAGGAGTGGCTTCGACAGGCGGACAAGGTACTAAAGCTGAGGTTCAAAGACACGAACGTGCAACAGTTGAACCAACTGATCGAGGAGGGTAGCGCATTGTGCATCGAGCTGCCACAGATAGCGAAACTTCGGGAACGGCTGACGCAGTACAAGTGGTATCGGCAGTCGCGAACACTGCGGGAGAatacgatcgatcggatgTCGCTCGAAGAACTGAAGAAGGTGGTCAACGAGGGGATGCAAATAGCGCCACACACAGTATTAGAGAAGGAGCTGTCACAATTACACGGCATAATGCTACAg GTCGTCGATTGGGAACAGTCCGCTAATCAATGCTTCAAAACGGAAACTCAACACAAAATCAGCGAAATCGATAGTCTGCTGGAGCGAGCCCACAACATCGAGGCTTATCTACCGCTCGCTTCACAGCTGAAGGACGCACTGCACAAATCGAAGGAATGGCTGCACGCTATTGAGACGCTGGAGAGCAGCAAAAATTATAACTTTTTCCATACGCTCCAAAACCTTGCCAATCGGGCGAAGCTGTTGCCGGTCGAAATGGAGAGTAAGCTGCTGTGTGAGACCATTCTCGattcaaccaccaccggtggtggctgTTACAATAGAAACGGCGGTCAACGGCTTCTTTTCAATTCGATGGGCTTTATTGGGGCTAGTGGCGATGCGGAACAGCGCAATACGGTGGCGTCATGTTCATCTTCATCCTCGTTCTCGTCGTCCttgaagcgaaagcgaattGGGTCGATCTCGAATGCAGATGATCAGCCCCTCGCCGGTGCCTGCATGGAGATGATAATGAAAAAGATCAAAGAGGACAGTGGCATTGGGGAGCACGACAAACGGTTGTTGCGGGCAAAACTTGTCCTAAATTGGACCGATGAGGTTGACAAAATGGGCGTAAGTACaatacagcaacagcagcgaacGGGTGATGGCAACAAGGTTGGTGACACGGTAGACGGTGTCATTTATCACTGTGTTACGTGCTACGAGATGGCAACAAAGGCTAATGCTATGCGAAAATATCGGCGTAGGCAGCACCACAACTGTCGCCATCATGAGCGACATCACCAGCGAGGAGCGTCGAGGCAAGAGCAGAAATTAAAACAGCCGCAAGaggaacaacagcaacagccagTTCCGCACGGTGGCAATGAAAGCATATCCTCGTTTGGGCAGCTGCTGCAGATGAAAACGCTGAGCGACGAGGATTTTCCTCTCGATGGTGCCGCCACCAGCAGTTTCGACGATTTTTCTCTAAAATTCGACGAGCATTatgacgaagaagaggaagaacaGGACGATGATGCGGAAGATGATGTGAAGGAGGAAgtggacgaagaggacgaagagAGTGTGGCGGGTGAGACGAAGCTCTGTCAACTGGGAGAGAATGGCTGCAATGGTTGCAAGCCTGCGGTGGATGCAGCGCCACCGGAGTACAGGGGAAACGAGGTTAATGGAGGTTTTAAGAACGGTAGTAGTAGTGGAAAGGTAAAAACGGAGCCCCCTGAAGATGATCAAACCATCAATGATGAGGTAATGGACCAAGTCGCTAATGCGGAGGCTAAATCACGAAACGGTACGAAAGCGGGGTCCACGTCATCGTCACTGTCACTATCCTCGACATCAATGAAAACAACGGTATCGAGCGTAAACACCGCTTGGCCCGAGAGTTCTAGTCAGTCGCTTGAAGTTTCGCTATCGAGCACGAGCCGCAATCCATCTAATTCAAATGGCAAAAGCAACAGCACGGCGAATGCCTACCACCAGCAGGACAAACGGACCCaagagcaccagcagcaatccAACAATCTTACTCCGGGATTATGA
- the LOC131212333 gene encoding ras-specific guanine nucleotide-releasing factor RalGPS1, producing MRYSEIPREQADKHTCKGKVGRPEKGNRKTSATGDSNESFDGDDGECARFFSNGTAGCRHQHQLPQAEKVGLDGAIDEPLIEETKRKHERKDRHLLDDRHLCHKTATGSIESLNDGCSTTSSFRPWHSYSKKSYSLPPNTTISDVGSIVFSCQQVSPAELASQITLLDFPTFNLIQPDELTSCGWTKKNKHTLAPNVVAFTKRFNHTTFWTVQEILNGVSPKDRAEIIGHFIKVAKKLHDINNLHSLFAVISALKSASVHRLKESWLLVSRKDQQQLDRLSQLFDESDNWTALRNYINQFKLPGIPYLGIFLTDIIYIDLMHPSHKAQECHARETKMNNVLRVLSSYQSSNYSFISPIQPTLRYLQSRRYIDELQNIFEEDQYKKSLNLEPTASASGTAGIVRLQKPKSDHNDSARRSVTMVAPLDNDVCNAVQSTSSVNNDMPTTSSARQFIPGHRKCYSLGTNIFYPRSSEQSATLGSRQLKSGKMRLEDDTPTALRLVELDGITSTNLVEGYLKRKTVLKYGRKPTVASWQRYWVLIWSNKMIYFPPKTFKGNERSNFKKEPSKIFPLEGWTAEESEMPAQNEFFQLVNYSCGHAYRFKSGSHASANRWLAALKLVTTSKPTEPSSISLNLISFE from the exons ATGCGCTATTCTGAAATACCTCGTGAACAAGCAGATAAACATACGTGCAAAGGCAAGGTAGGGAGGCCGGAGAAAGGCAATCGCAAAACGTCGGCGACAGGGGACAGCAACGAATCGTTCGATGGAGACGATGGTGAATGTGCACGATTCTTCTCCAACGGTACGGCCGGATGCCGCCATCAACACCAGTTACCACAAGCAGAGAAGGTCGGGCTAGATGGGGCGATCGATGAACCGCTGATCGAAGAGACCAAACGTAAACACGAACGCAAAGATCGTCACTTGTTGGACGACCGACATTTGTGCCATAAAACAGCGACAGGATCTATCGAAAGTCTTAACGATGGTTGCTCAACGACTTCGTCCTTTAG ACCGTGGCATAGCTATTCGAAGAAATCCTACAGCCTACCGCCAAACACAACGATTAGCGATGTCGGTTCGATCGTGTTCAGCTGCCAGCAGGTATCACCTGCCGAGCTAGCTAGTCAGATAACGCTGCTAGATTTTCCAACGTTTAACTTAATACAGCCCGACGAACTGACCAGTTGCGGCtggaccaaaaaaaacaagcacacCCTGGCTCCAAATGTAGTGGCGTTCACAAAGCGCTTCAATCATACAACATTCTGGACTGTGCAGGAAATACTCAACGGGGTTAGTCCGAAGGATCGGGCCGAGATTATAGGCCACTTCATTAAG GTAGCGAAAAAGTTGCACGATATTAACAACCTTCACTCATTGTTTGCGGTAATATCGGCGTTGAAAAGTGCCAGTGTGCACCGGTTGAAGGAAAGTTGGTTGTTGGTTTCGCGCAAAGATCAGCAGCAGTTGGATCGATTGAGTCAGTTGTTCGATGAGAGCGACAATTGGACAGCACTGCGCAATTACATCAATCAATTCAAGCTCCCCGGCATACCATATCTAG GCATTTTTCTCACGGATATTATTTACATCGATCTGATGCATCCTAGCCATAAAGCGCAGGAGTGTCACGCACGCGAAACTAAAATGAACAACGTACTGAGGGTGTTATCTAGCTACCAAAGTTCCAACTATTCTTTCATAAGTCCGATACAGCCGACGCTGCGCTATCTGCAATCGCGGCGGTACATCGATGAACTGCAAAACATATTTGAGGAGGATCAATACAA AAAATCTCTTAACCTCGAGCCGACCGCTAGTGCCTCTGGAACCGCAGGCATCGTACGTTTGCAGAAGCCCAAATCTGATCATAATGATAGTGCACGAAGGAGTGTAACGATGGTGGCACCGTTGGATAACGATGTCTGTAATGCGGTGCAAAGTACGTCTTCCGTCAACAACGACATGCCGACGACTTCCAGTGCACGTCAGTTTATTCCTGGGCACAGGAAATGCTACAGCTTAGGGACGAA CATTTTTTATCCCAGATCTTCCGAACAGTCGGCCACTCTTGGTAGTCGACAATTAAAATCGGGAAAAATGAGGCTAGAAGACGACACACCGACCGCACTGCGACTGGTTGAATTAGATGGAATTACAAGCACCAATCTGGTTGAAGGCTACTTAAAGCGAAAAACTGTCCTAAAGTATGGCCGTAAACCTACCGTAGCTTCATGGCAGCGGTACTGGGTACTGATATGGTCCAATaagatgatttattttccaccaaaaacaTTTAAAGG cAACGAAAGAAGCAACTTCAAGAAGGAACCATCAAAAATTTTCCCACTCGAAGGCTGGACAGCCGAGGAGTCCGAGATGCCAGCGCAGAATGAGTTTTTTCAGTTGGTCAACTACAGCTGTGGACACGCTTATCGCTTTAAGTCCGGCTCGCACGCCTCAGCCAACCGATGGTTGGCCGCACTGAAACTAGTGACTACTTCCAAACCCACGGAACCTTCGTCGATCTCTTTGAAtctaatttcatttgaataa
- the LOC131205888 gene encoding protein hu-li tai shao isoform X1 — MATETETAAIHTNGGGLETVTEEESSSKPRPADIEADMREMERRKRVEAIMNSRLFREELERIVDGQMREGSSTILQQLSDIMGMPAARIGSVFKSSNCVVPINDIRGVESMSYEKGEKILRCKLAASFRLMDLFGWAQGIGCQITARLNADQELFLVNPYGMLYHEITASSLNKVNMQGQIVEHGTTNFGINASQFTLHSVIHAARPDIRCAIYVASNAVTAVSALKQGLQPLTKHSALLGEIAFHTYAGALNEPEEKDKLLRSLGPVSKVLLLSNHGALCCGETIEEAFYHVNHMVHACEAQLKLLPVGLENLILIPEETRKAIYDAARKPSVETQEALSVQHADNKEGHRPQTPKWRVGGSEFEALMRMLDNAGFRTGYIFRNPLIKGDIPKPRNDIEVPPAVSSLGYLIEEEEFLKQGIWRKGDPRKVGDRSRWLNSPNVYQKVEVLETGTPDPKKITKWVAEPSPTHSSTPVKIEHAHQFVPTNTNPREFKRIQQQIKDNRRADKISAGPQSHILEGVSWDEANRLKDATVSAAGDHVVLMGAASKGIIQRGYQHNATVYKAPYAKNPFDSVTDDELNEYKKTVEKKRHGDGNDTDFSESEALSSLQISGPTKGASLVSPPSQSEQEDAGMEHHVLRIETKQAPKPSQPEVVLSDGEQVQNGEQSDAHMSTFSHSSKELQDISTDGSPKKDKKKKKGLRTPSFLKKRKDKKRIES; from the exons atggcaaccgaaaccgaaacggcaGCAATCCACACAAATGGCGGTGGGCTGGAGACGGTGACCGAGGAAGAGAGCAGCAGTAAGCCCCGCCCGGCAGATATTGAAGCGGATATGCGTGAAATGGAACGACGTAAGCGCGTTGAGGCAATCATGAACTCACGGTTGTTCCGCGAAGAGCTAGAACGCATCGTGGATGGGCAGATGCGTGAAGGGTCATCGACGATCTTGCAGCAACTATCGGACATTATGGGCATGCCAGCGGCTCGCATCGGTTCGGTGTTCAAGAGCTCCAACTGTGTCGTTCCCATCAACGACATTCGAGGAGTCGAATCGATGAGCTacgaaaaaggcgaaaaaatcTTACGCTGCAAACTGGCCGCTTCCTTTCGGTTGATGGATTTGTTCGGTTGGGCGCAGGGCATCGGGTGTCAGATCACTGCCCGGCTGAATGCCGACCAAGAACTGTTCCTCGTTAACCCGTACGGCATGCTCTACCACGAGATCACGGCCAGTTCGCTCAACAAGGTGAACATGCAAGGACAGATCGTCGAACATGGAACTACCAACTTCGGCATCAACGCTAGTC AGTTCACCCTACACTCCGTCATCCATGCTGCCAGGCCGGATATCCGTTGTGCAATATATGTGGCCTCAAACGCGGTGACGGCCGTATCGGCTCTGAAACAAGGACTGCAACCACTGACTAAGCACAGTGCGCTACTCGGAGAAATTGCTTTTCACACGTACGCTGGAG CACTCAACGAACCCGAGGAGAAGGATAAACTGTTGCGCAGTCTCGGTCCGGTGTCgaaggtgttgctgctgtctAATCACGGTGCGTTGTGCTGTGGTGAGACAATTGAAGAGGCATTTTATCACGTGAACCACATGGTACATGCATGCGAGGCACAGCTAAAGTTGTTGCCGGTTGGGCTAGAGAACTTAATACTCATCCCAGAAGAAACCCGTAAAGCAATCTACGATGCCGCCCGTAAACCATCCGTGGAGACGCAGGAGGCGCTCTCAGTTCAACATGCAGATAATAAGGAAGGACATCGTCCGCAA ACACCGAAGTGGCGCGTGGGGGGCTCCGAGTTTGAGGCCCTAATGCGTATGCTTGATAACGCCGGATTCCGCACCGGCTATATCTTCCGAAATCCGCTCATCAAGGGCGACATTCCAAAACCACGCAACGACATCGAGGTCCCGCCTGCAGTGTCGTCGTTAGGGTACCTTattgaagaagaagaatttctCAAGCAAGG aATCTGGCGCAAAGGAGATCCACGCAAAGTTGGGGATCGTTCGCGTTGGCTGAACTCGCCGAACGTTTACCAGAAAGTCGAAGTACTAGAAACCGGTACTCCTGATCCGAAGAAAATTACTAAG TGGGTTGCCGAACCATCTCCTACACATTCGTCGACCCCGGTGAAAATAGAGCACGCCCATCAATTCGTGCCCACTAACACCAATCCACGAGAATTTAAGAGAATTCAGCAACAG ATTAAAGATAATCGTCGTGCGGATAAAATTTCGGCCGGACCACAGTCGCACATTCTAGAGGGCGTCTCATGGGACGAGGCTAACCGACTGAAGGATGCAACCGTGTCTGCGGCTGGTGATCACGTGGTCCTGATGGGAGCCGCCTCGAAAGGTATCATTCAGCGTGGTTATCAGCATAACGCCACAGTTTACAAGGCACCGTACGCGAAGAATCCGTTCGACTCCGTTACTGACGACGAGCTCAACGAGTACAAGAAGACGGTCGAAAAGAAACGACACGGCGATG GTAACGATACAGATTTCTCCGAATCAGAAGCACTCAGCTCGCTGCAGATCAGCGGGCCGACGAAGGGAGCCTCACTTGTCAGTCCGCCAAGCCAGTCGGAACAGGAAGACGCAGGAATGG AACACCATGTCCTGAgaatagaaacaaaacaagcgcCTAAACCTAGCCAGCCAGAAGTAGTACTAAGCGATG GCGAACAAGTTCAAAATGGCGAACAATCCGATGCACACATGAGCACCTTCTCCCACAGCAGCAAAGAG CTGCAGGATATTTCAACCGATGGATCACCGAAGAAggataagaagaaaaagaaaggccTACGGACGCCGTCGTTCTTGAAGAAGCGAAAGGATAAGAAGCGCATCGAGTCCTAA